AGCACGGGAATGGGTCCTCGCAGGCACTCGGGCTGGATCTGGGGCAGAGTGGCGGAGGGCTCGAACGAGTCGACGCGGCGTGCGCCCATGCCGCCGTAGTAGCCCATGCGGTAGATGTCGATCCGGTAGTCGTCCGAGTCCGTGTCGATCTTGAATTCGATCGTCTCGCCCCGGTTGATCCCGATGTCGGTCCCGAATCCCTGGATGCTGGGATCGCCGTAGCCGTTGATGTCCCACTCCGTGGACGGGTGACCCTCGAGACAGTTCTCCGCCACGATCTCGTTGGCGGGGCTTGCACACGCCTCCTCCACGGTCATCCGCGGGGGGGCGCAGGCACTCGCGAGGAGCACCGCCGAGGCGAGGAAGACGAGGAAGACGAGGAAGGACGGACGGAAGCGCGTGCGTGGCTGGGTCATGGCGACGTCTCCGGGCCGGAGTCGGCATGCGGACGGCCGACCTCCGGCCGCCCCATCCTCGAAACATGGACCCACGCTCGGAAGTCTACAACGCCCGCTGTGCGTCTCGGCACCGACGTATGGTTTGCCGCGGGCTGCTAGGTCAGGCGCAGAGCCTCGGAGTAGACGCGACCAACGCGGTCCGTGGCCTCTACCCGCACCTCGGCCACGCCCGGGTCGACGGGCGCGTAGAACATGTGGTTCGTGATGCGGGGTTCGACCCACGACCGGCGCGGCGGAAGGTCCTCTCCCGTGTGCAGTTCGATGCTGAGCGGATCCAGTCCGTTGCGTCTAGTCATCAGCCCCCGGGCCTCGCCATCGGCGAACCAGCGCACCGTCCACTCCGGGTCCCAGTCCCACACGTTCGCGATGACGGCCCCCGGCGCGTTTGGGTCGGCCCCGGGTGCATACAGCCGCATCTGGTGCGTCGCATCGAATCCCGTGGACTTGTAGCGCCACGAGATCTCCTCGCCCGCCGCCTCGTAGACGCAGTATCCGTTCGGGGCGCCGTCCCAGCAGATCGGCCCGCTCCACCACGCGCCGCAGATTGCGCCCGCCACGTGCTCGTGCGTCCCCGCTTCGAACACATGTTCGAGTTCGTGCGTGTGCCCGGTGAGGATATGTGCCTGGAAGGGCTCCAGCAGACGGTACAGCGCGTCGCGGTTCATGATCGCGCCGGGCGGATCGGGCGAGGTCAGGCCGCGTCGAACGTGGTTGCTCCCGAGCGCCGGGATGTGTGTGGCCACGATGACCGGCGCCCCTGCCTCCACCCGGCGGAGATCGGCCTCCAGCCAGGTCAGCGCGTCGGCATCCAGGTATCCGAGGTATCCGCTCCCGTGCCAGAACACGTCGTCGAGGACCACGTAGTGCACCGCCCCGCGGTCGAACGAGTAATAGCGTGGCCCGAAGTGGCGGGAGAAGGTGTCCGAGGACGCCTCGTCCGTCGGACTCTCCTGGTCGAGGTCGTGATTCCCGATCACCTGGAAGAACGGAACCCCAATCCGCTGCACGCCACGCTCATACTCGGGATAGAGCTCCAGGTGATCGTACATGATGTCACCATCGGAAACACCGAATACGTGGACGTCGCCCAGTTCCCGCACGGTCTGCACGAGGTCGGGGACGGAGCGCTCGTGGAACCACGCCATCTCCTCATCGGTCTCGGTCTGAATGTCTCCGAGCAGGAGAAGCGTGTGCCGCTCGTCCGACACGCCGAGCGGCGCGAGGTCGAACGCGACGGACATCTCGCTCGCGGATGGGTCGATGCGTTCGTAGAAGCGCGCGGTGCCGGATGGGTTCGTCGGGATCTGGTATCCGGCCGGGACCCGGACCCACACGAAGCCCCGGTCGGCCGAGGTCACGAGTTCGAAGCGGCCATCGGCGTCCGAATCCACGACCTGGAGTCCATCGGAGACCGCGACGCGCCCCACGCCCCGCCCCCCCGCGCGGACCATCCCCTGCACGCGAATCGGGTTCCCCGTCGGGGGAAGACGGGGAAGAGGATCGTAGGGGGCGGCCAGGACGCGGTCGGCCAACCACGCGGCTCCGCCAGCGGCGAGTGCTCCGCTCTTGAGAAACGTTCGTCGGGTCAGCGTTCTCTCAGAAATCATAGCGCACCCTAATCAAGGCTAACCTCCCCAGCTCCGGCGCCCCCACGAACTCCCGATGCAGGTTGTTGAGCAAGTTGTACACCGTCAGTTCCAGGCGAGCGTTAGGCTGGAAAGGAAGCTGATAGCCGGTCGTCAGATCCAGGACGTGGTAGGCGTCCACGGCCCCGGCGAACACGCCCGACCTCATGTCGAAACCATCGGTGAAGCGCCACCGCCCGTCGAGCACGAATCCCCGGGCGCGGTCGGTGAACGCGAACCCCACGGAGCCCTTGTGGCTCGGGGCATTGAGCGCCAGGTCGTTGCTCCCGGGGCAGTCCCCGTCCTCGTCGAAGTCGAAGCACTCCCTGCTCTGGAAGGAGTAGGCGGCAGTCAGGCTGACCCGGTCGGAGACGATGAACTGGGTGGAGAAGTCGGCGCCCCAGTAGCTGGCCGAGCCGAAGTTGCGCGAGGCCAGCAGCAGGTCCGGCGCGTCGAACTGGTCCGGAGTGACGGCACCGACCGGCACTTCGGCGAGACCGGCGGCCAGTTCGGCGATCTGTTCAGTCGTGACACGCCCGGCTTGCACCAGCGGTGCGAGACGGCTCGCCAGGAACGCGCCCGTGGAGGCCGGGTCGAGGAAGACGTTGGGGGATTCGACCTTCAGCGCGCCGACGAAGTTCTCGACGTTGGCGAAGTACAGGTCGACGGCCAGCCGTACACGGTTCCGGATCAATCCCTTGTACCCCGCCTCGATGGTGTTGAAGACGGTCGGCACGAGTTCGGGCAGCTCGACGGGCCCGGAGTCGAGGGGGAATACCTCTCCACCGGCCGGTCCGAGCGCATCG
This is a stretch of genomic DNA from Candidatus Palauibacter australiensis. It encodes these proteins:
- a CDS encoding calcineurin-like phosphoesterase family protein; this translates as MADRVLAAPYDPLPRLPPTGNPIRVQGMVRAGGRGVGRVAVSDGLQVVDSDADGRFELVTSADRGFVWVRVPAGYQIPTNPSGTARFYERIDPSASEMSVAFDLAPLGVSDERHTLLLLGDIQTETDEEMAWFHERSVPDLVQTVRELGDVHVFGVSDGDIMYDHLELYPEYERGVQRIGVPFFQVIGNHDLDQESPTDEASSDTFSRHFGPRYYSFDRGAVHYVVLDDVFWHGSGYLGYLDADALTWLEADLRRVEAGAPVIVATHIPALGSNHVRRGLTSPDPPGAIMNRDALYRLLEPFQAHILTGHTHELEHVFEAGTHEHVAGAICGAWWSGPICWDGAPNGYCVYEAAGEEISWRYKSTGFDATHQMRLYAPGADPNAPGAVIANVWDWDPEWTVRWFADGEARGLMTRRNGLDPLSIELHTGEDLPPRRSWVEPRITNHMFYAPVDPGVAEVRVEATDRVGRVYSEALRLT